Proteins encoded together in one Plasmodium cynomolgi strain B DNA, chromosome 9, whole genome shotgun sequence window:
- a CDS encoding hypothetical protein (putative), with protein MKESKKSKESGGARASKKKTYKQKQVKYMILKKLKRKMKQGLHKLEQQHEHLGKLLSNLNSLKIEESNVLALHKMTKELTRQIKRVSEENNDDIAILKMEKDLIKANFTKNKNSLKIYKDELQLRREVEGEEEEDGGGEEEEGGGGGGEEEEGEEEEHHQQHKQQGQNDYEEGVVEQEEVSRIIRHDKRKKKKRKSTNANSSHHFTNSFIPLQIFRDNCLCMNNKCHHNEFSSDHLQVKNWVLVDLYKALLRNKYYKNTHLCGKVLGEHDNNEIYRQEMRRMRKKKLLLNFLSCRRKSRKAGPPRGPQLEESDLGAQTIGGSYPSVGDGQDEERDQISGPLGRGPLGKGPLGKGALGRGPLGRGTPTSCSHQKKAPPDHTPLCSLSNPINDQRNRNICWINMKNEINEEVSKNNTSIMTVNILTFLVSISKVFSCELIEERRDKSVTNDFIVNKKSNKFYDYLPTQQYDLMSIHHAAGTCHRSSAPAMNTHEMRNAHQSYQVRDNHICLYLKREYVPPYLLNLGKKIKLILNFVSEGGLRGGFACHEGGEEPTGEPLTGVSPPAADRSARLEHDGGLMQRYRSLFLKKKKRKGKKSGKEKKSESTGGSGGNGSGGNGGGGNGSECGNGSGTCTVRAFDDNHRFNNTLLSALMRQNLSEKKKYHYFYVNNVEYDHMGYDVEDIITHLEKVVNKWERNSCGGVAFSPLSLLNYEEKYLDEVHQGQGEIEEECSKGGKAVGMKGASPSEKAKGYWKEDPAEQKKSVPPSYLGKKMKNMAKGASQMRKSKAMAKGKVKDESEKKQYQEPKCPVDEEFIPNGLKGAATTVGDDMETYYLTIHNDMLSYSSSNDEVTVKYYVTHMHNREFNLEEGNQDMQRNIHPTFFYYVQRKKQLEKMMKEHSALYKHIFKMWKEDIEIGEKERERKNIFAWGILPVRAYDHPNIFVPLPYGFKHNNKNLAYSSLRLKRPFADEEEEEEEGDDDIDDGGGYGGDENGNVMEKRGKEKKKDYMNIKYANLTGPCITWRKNCISFNYSKKKRNSHLVEAFPYLYCMQGPKMPLFSLERNVLYCNENNRSVVPDGPVPCKEGHSNPVTSKEAQSNPVTSKEAQSNPFTSKEAQSNPFTCKDAENEKNFIWDKQEIKTFLEKYFLYPKNFEKISQYLEFKSTKQCVDFYYLTKNFFNFKNFLLTISLNRVKRNKKHRSVGSNDTTKKNSKEEIVAQLMEKLERNYDPSEFEQSNFFHLNFINIRHFFQNYFAKTFSDVQSTTGGGLSSSAAAGAAGAAGAAVAASAAAAGGSLDPARTTSTSPPLSRSVTTAQNIDGGTDGAVTQRSKTIVLENMSDGYVVPKNYKFILSANKKLCFLVKNEENFIYSGINSDIIEIVYNDNMDGDKKKRKNERSEKDEGGEKKKKMESIEKMDKLDRVPFMSQNPTQLTHYKVALVYNQQPSTATCSSMITTPPPSNGNEVSEKAVGEEGSSNLGKNDLPRKKVFNASPTGEFFPPVDEEKASHWQILQANAMGKLKKEKRDNQEMCDQLLNFNSEEKTHHQKKSDVKNLQNGELTRVAGICGSVKERRDKMAFAYNCNMNYNRGDYNPFGENGQLVNLRRSSASSSKRGEEEKEEEEAEVEGDDEEMGSLVQLSEMGSLVELSEMGSLAQLSEVKTHDIHNVDSRSSSVLGLYPQPSNDDDAVRRASYPDSNDSVNNPFENNVKIETSEESLYKCFEFLKNLNWRDTRNVEAVSSKNSVQVEPMEIGRYSTAPVTPECKMKKVSRKNSIQSNEGVCLQKEKNVKRKEIIPAGKSKGGGGKDNTLVRGEIGQWEEGGVSAVAGVGPSAVEEGSTTGHTIHGRNKDERNHSGKKGKTAVNQTWVNATTKRRLSNVLSWNGMAEGAVGGAAGVAGVAGSGSGSGARAAADLKRDFTVKPEYEKALKRKKTSNAQMSEEGPVMQARWDKWATNGSEEVLSDDRTNSMMESQLREEAMMQVCDLNLSEGIMSQARASQEHQSYDILINSQSLDTQNSWVPDSNESGGLLMGRSHIADRDGMKQNRSCSGDNINMTHFNMTRFNNRSSAIPLQGEDRWNDMKWNGGSSSVASCKKRKTSDNTGGGNDEEEAVAAELAGRQSWGRQPWEKQPVENLFTQVLIRENPQERSDIEHRRNSIQSSKSSNQCSMDSLQQMESYEGGCYDDPSKQPFRKTATKWTDREKEIYFEVFEKEGKNWDTLLLALHPYGKTREQIKNFYQNTIVKRRKSEAP; from the exons ATgaaggaaagcaaaaagagCAAGGAGAGTGGCGGCGCGCGCgcctcgaaaaaaaagacgtaCAAACAGAAGCaggtaaaatatatgattttgaaaaaactgaaaaggaaaatgaagcAGGGACTGCACAAGCTAGAGCAGCAGCACGAACATTTGGGGAAACTGCTATCCAATTTAAACAGCCTAAAGATTGAAGAGAGTAATGTGCTGGCGTTGCACAAAATGACGAAGGAGTTAACTAGACAAATCAAACGAGTCAGTGAGGAAAACAATGATGACATAGCTATATTAAAGATGGAAAAGGATTTAATCAAagcaaattttacaaaaaataaaaacagtttaaaaatttacaaggATGAACTACAGCTACGACGAGAAgtagaaggagaagaagaagaagacggaggaggagaagaagaagaaggaggagggggaggaggagaggaagaagaaggcgaagaagaagaacaccATCAGCAGCATAAGCAGCAGGGACAGAATGACTATGAGGAGGGGGTAGTGGAACAGGAAGAAGTCAGCAGAATTATTAGACATgataaaaggaagaagaaaaaaaggaaaagtaccAACGCTAATTCATCTCACCATTTTACAAATTCGTTCATTCCTCTCCAAATTTTCAGAGACAATTGTCTCTGCATGAACAATAAATGCCATCACAATGAATTCTCAAGTGACCATCTGCAGGTTAAAAATTGGGTTCTTGTGGATCTGTATAAAGCCTTGCTTCGAAATAAATACTATAAAAACACTCACCTGTGTGGTAAGGTTTTGGGGGAACATGATAACAATGAGATTTATAGACAAGAGATGAGGAGGAtgcggaagaagaagctccTCTTAAATTTCCTCAGCTGCAGGAGGAAGAGTCGGAAGGCGGGGCCGCCGCGGGGGCCGCAGCTGGAGGAGAGCGATCTTGGAGCACAGACCATCGGGGGCAGTTACCCCAGCGTGGGGGACGGGCAGGACGAGGAAAGGGACCAAATCAGTGGCCCACTTGGAAGAGGCCCACTTGGAAAAGGCCCGCTTGGAAAAGGCGCACTTGGAAGAGGCCCGCTTGGAAGAGGCACCCCGACGAGCTGTAGCCACCAGAAAAAAGCCCCCCCAGATCACACACCCCTGTGCAGTTTGTCCAACCCAATAAACGACCAAAGAAACAGAAACATCTGCTGGATTAACATGAAGAATGAGATAAATGAGGAGGTATCGAAAAATAACACCAGCATTATGACCGTTAATATATTAACCTTTCTAGTGAGCATAAGTAAAGTTTTTTCCTGCGAACTGATTGAGGAGAGAAGGGACAAATCAGTGACAAACGATTTTattgtgaataaaaaatcgaACAAGTTTTATGATTATCTACCAACGCAGCAATACGATTTGATGAGCATTCATCATGCAGCGGGAACTTGCCATAGGAGCAGTGCCCCCGCGATGAACACGCACGAAATGAGAAATGCGCATCAGAGCTACCAGGTGAGGGACAACCATATTTGCCTCTACCTTAAGAGGGAGTACGTTCCCCCGTATTTGCTAAAtttggggaagaaaattaaattaattttgaattttGTCTCGGAGGGTGGATTGCGCGGCGGGTTTGCGTGCcacgaggggggggaggagccgACGGGGGAGCCGCTCACAGGGGTGTCCCCCCCCGCGGCGGACCGCAGCGCGAGACTGGAGCACGACGGGGGACTCATGCAGAGGTACAGGAGCCTCTtcttaaagaaaaaaaaacggaaagggaaaaaaagtggaaaagagaaaaaatcgGAAAGCACCGGAGGAAGCGGTGGGAACGGAAGCGGTGGGAACGGAGGCGGTGGGAACGGAAGCGAGTGCGGAAATGGAAGCGGGACCTGCACAGTCAGGGCCTTTGACGACAATCACCGCTTTAATAACACTCTTCTGAGCGCCCTGATGAGACAAAACCTCAgcgagaagaagaagtaccACTATTTTTACGTTAACAATGTGGAGTATGACCACATGGGTTACGACGTGGAGGATATAATTACCCACTTAGAAAAGGTTGTGAATAAATGGGAAAGGAACTCCTGCGGGGGAGTAGCCTTTTCTCCATTATCGCTGTTGAACTAC gaggaaaagtaCTTAGACGAGGTGCACCAAGGACAGGGCGAAATTGAGGAGGAGTgcagcaaaggggggaaagcagTAGGTATGAAGGGGGCCTCACCAAGTGAAAAGGCGAAGGGTTACTGGAAGGAGGATCCTGCGgagcaaaagaaaagcgtGCCACCATCGTACCTGGggaagaagatgaaaaatatggCCAAAGGGGCCtcccaaatgagaaaaagtaAAGCTATGGCTAAGGGAAAAGTGAAGGatgaaagtgaaaaaaagcaGTACCAAGAGCCAAAGTGCCCCGTGGACGAGGAATTCATTCCGAACGGATTGAAAGGAGCAGCAACAACTGTGGGTGACGATATGGAGACATACTATTTGACGATCCACAACGACATGCTCAGCTACAGCAGCAGTAACGACGAAGTGACGGTGAAATACTACGTGACGCATATGCACAACAGAGAGTTTAATCTCGAAGAGGGAAACCAAGACATGCAAAGAAATATTCATcccacctttttttactatgtgcaaagaaaaaaacagctagaaaaaatgatgaaagaACATAGCGCTTTATATAAACACATATTCAAAATGTGGAAAGAAGACATTGAAATTGGGgagaaagagagagaaaggaaaaatatttttgcgtGGGGAATTTTACCTGTACGTGCATATGATCATCCGAATATCTTCGTACCACTACCATATGGTTTTAAACacaacaataaaaatttagcaTACAGCTCACTTAGGTTAAAACGGCCCTTTgctgatgaggaggaggaggaggaggagggtgACGATGACATTGACGATGGCGGTGGATACGGTGGGGATGAAAACGGTAACGTGAtggagaaaaggggaaaggaaaagaagaaagattatatgaacataaaatatgCCAATTTGACGGGCCCCTGTATTACATGGcgtaaaaattgtatctCCTTTAACTattcgaagaagaagagaaactCCCACTTGGTCGAAGCCTTCCCCTACCTGTACTGCATGCAGGGCCCCAAAATGCCGCTCTTTTCCCTGGAGAGGAATGTGCTCTACTGCAATGAGAACAATCGGTCCGTCGTGCCGGATGGCCCGGTCCCCTGCAAAGAGGGGCACAGCAACCCCGTCACCAGCAAAGAAGCGCAGAGCAACCCCGTCACCAGCAAAGAAGCGCAGAGCAACCCCTTCACCAGCAAAGAAGCGCAGAGCAACCCCTTCACCTGCAAAGACGCGGAGAACGAGAAAAACTTCATCTGGGACAAACAGGAAATCAAAACGTTCTTGGAAAAGTACTTCCTTTACCccaaaaatttcgaaaaaatcaGTCAGTACTTGGAGTTTAAAAGCACAAAGCAGTGCGTGGATTTTTACTATTTGACGAAAAACTTTTTcaacttcaaaaattttctcttGACCATATCGTTGAACAGAGtgaagagaaataaaaagcatcGATCTGTGGGTAGTAATGACACGACGAAGAAGAACTCCAAGGAGGAAATTGTCGCCCAGTTAATGGAGAAGCTGGAGAGGAATTATGACCCAAGTGAGTTTGAGCagtcaaatttttttcaccttaaCTTTATCAATATTCGCCACTTCTTTCAAAACTATTTCGCAAAAACGTTTAGCGATGTGCAGAGCACCACTGGAGGGGGACTCTCATCatcagcagcagcaggagcagcaggagcagcaggagcagcagtagcagcatcagcggcagcagcaggaggaagtTTGGATCCTGCGCGCACGACCAGTACGTCCCCCCCCCTGAGCAGAAGCGTCACCACTGCACAGAACATAGATGGAGGCACAGACGGAGCCGTGACGCAAAGGAGCAAAACCATTGTGCTTGAAAATATGTCCGATGGGTATGTCGTGCCAAAGAATTACAAGTTCATTCTCAGcgcaaacaaaaaattatgcttcCTAGTGAAGAACGAGGAGAATTTCATTTACAGTGGCATCAATTCTGACATCATCGAAATTGTGTATAATGATAATATGGACGGAgacaagaagaagaggaagaatgaAAGGAGCGAGAAGGAcgaggggggagagaagaaaaagaagatggAGAGCATAGAgaaaatggataaattggATAGAGTACCTTTCATGTCTCAAAACCCGACTCAGTTGACGCACTACAAAGTGGCCCTGGTATATAATCAGCAACCAAGCACTGCCACGTGCAGTAGTATGATCACTACGCCACCCCCCAGCAACGGTAACGAGGTGAGTGAGAAGGCGGTTGGTGAGGAGGGGTCCTCCAATCTGGGTAAGAATGACCTCCCTCGAAAAAAAGTCTTTAATGCATCCCCCACGGGTGagttcttcccccccgtgGACGAAGAAAAGGCTTCCCATTGGCAAATTTTACAAGCAAATGCAATGGGTAAgctgaaaaaagaaaaaagggataacCAAGAAATGTGTGATCAACTGCTCAACTTCaacagtgaagaaaaaacgcaTCACCAGAAGAAGAGTGACGTAAAAAACTTACAAAACGGAGAACTCACAAGAGTGGCAGGAATATGTGGGTCGGTAAAAGAAAGAAGGGACAAAATGGCCTTTGCATATAATTGCAACATGAATTATAACAGGGGTGATTACAACCCTTTTGGTGAAAATGGACAATTAGTGAACCTCCGAAGAAGCAGCGCGAGTAGTAGCAagcggggggaggaagaaaaagaagaagaggaggcgGAGGTGGAGGGGGATGACGAAGAAATGGGATCCCTTGTTCAGTTAAGCGAAATGGGATCCCTTGTTGAGCTAAGCGAAATGGGATCTCTTGCTCAGCTAAGCGAAGTGAAAACCCACGATATACATAACGTAGACAGTAGGAGTAGCAGCGTACTGGGGCTCTACCCTCAACCGAGCAACGACGACGACGCGGTCAGGAGAGCCTCCTACCCGGACTCGAACGACAGCGTGAACAACCCATTCGAAAATAATGTTAAAATTGAGACCTCTGAAGAGAGCCTATACAAATGCTttgagtttttaaaaaatttaaactgGAGGGACACAAGGAATGTCGAAGCAGTTAGCAGTAAGAATAGTGTGCAGGTGGAACCCATGGAGATTGGGAGGTATTCAACTGCTCCCGTGACTCCGGAATGTAAGATGAAAAAAGTCTCCAGAAAGAACAGCATTCAGAGTAACGAGGGTGTGTGtctgcagaaggagaagaacgtgaagaggaaggagatcATCCCTGCAGGGAAGTCCAAGGGTGGGGGAGGCAAAGACAACACCCTTGTGAGGGGGGAAATAGGCCaatgggaagaagggggCGTGAGTGCAGTTGCGGGAGTGGGTCCCAGCGCAGTGGAAGAAGGATCAACAACGGGTCACACAATTCATGGGAGGAACAAAGATGAAAGAAATCATAGCGGGAAAAAGGGCAAGACGGCGGTGAACCAGACCTGGGTGAACGCCACGACGAAACGGAGGCTCTCGAATGTGTTGAGTTGGAATGGCATGGCGGAAGGGGCAGTAGGAGGTGCAGCTGGTGTAGCTGGTGTAGCTGGTTCTGGTTCAGGTTCAGGTGCAAGGGCTGCGGCGGATCTGAAGAGGGACTTCACGGTTAAGCCGGAGTATGAAAAAGCgcttaaaaggaaaaaaacgtccAACGCCCAGATGAGCGAAGAGGGGCCCGTAATGCAGGCGAGATGGGACAAATGGGCTACCAATGGTAGCGAAGAGGTGTTGAGTGATGATAGGACTAACTCAATGATGGAGTCACAGTTGAGAGAGGAAGCGATGATGCAAGTTTGTGACCTAAATTTGAGTGAAGGGATAATGAGTCAAGCACGCGCAAGCCAAGAGCACCAATCGTATGACATCCTAATTAACAGCCAATCTTTGGACACACAAAATTCTTGGGTGCCTGATAGTAACGAATCGGGAGGACTCCTCATGGGGAGAAGTCATATAGCAGACAGGGACGGTATGAAGCAAAATAGATCATGTTCCGGCGATAATATTAACATGACACATTTTAACATGACACGTTTTAACAACCGCAGCAGTGCAATCCCGTTGCAAGGAGAGGACCGCTGGAATGATATGAAGTGGAATGGTGGAAGTTCTTCTGTTGCGAGTtgcaagaaaaggaaaacttcgGATAACACGGGTGGAGGGaacgacgaggaggaggcgGTGGCAGCAGAACTGGCTGGGAGGCAGTCATGGGGAAGGCAGCCATGGGAGAAGCAGCCTGTGGAAAACCTCTTCACCCAGGTCCTTATCAGGGAAAACCCGCAAGAGAGATCCGACATAGAACACAGAAGGAACTCCATCCAGAGCAGCAAGTCCTCAAATCAGTGCTCCATGGATTCCTTGCAACAGATGGAAAGCTACGAGGGAGGATGTTATGATGACCCCTCCAAGCAACCATTTAGGAAAACTGCCACCAAATGGACGGACagagaaaaggaaatttacTTCGAGGTGTTTGAAAAGGAAGGCAAAAATTGGGACACCCTCCTGCTAGCTTTGCATCCTTATGGGAAAACTCGGgagcaaattaaaaacttttatcaAAACACGATTgtaaagaggaggaaaagtgAGGCTCCCTAG